The nucleotide window TGCGCAAAGCACAGGCAGTCCCTCTGGACCCTAAAAACCAAGGAGTTCCTCTCTAGTCGGAGACCCCTGCAGGACTCTGCGCGGGACGACTTGCTGGGGAACCTGAGGAGGGACCTCGGGGGAGCTATGAGGAGGAAAGGGGTGTTGGTCCGCGGCTCTGTGTGCCTGCCGCCCCCCGCGCTGGCCCCCCTCCCCGACCCTGTGGCACCGGCGGAGTGGCCCGACGACCTGAGCCAGCGGCTGACGGCGTCCTGGGAGGGGCAGTGGAAGAGCTGGTGGGAGGAGAAGCTGGGGATGAACCGCGAGGAGAAGGTGGCGGCCCTCCGGAGGAAGAGGCGGAGGGAGAAGCTGGCCCGGGCCGGCCGCCGCGTTGGCCTCTCCGGGAGCttcacctcctccctcagctACCAGTCTGACCTCGACAGCCTCTCGGGCTGGTCGTCGGCCGCCAGCCTCGCCGGGGACAGCCAGGGGGCTTGTTCGGACGTGGACGGCGCGGCTGCTGGCTTCTCCAGCCAGGACGCCTGCTCCGAGCCCAAGAGGGCAAACCCACCCCCCTCGGAGAACAGGTCCATGACCTTGCCGTCCCAGCCAGCGGAGAAAGCCGGCAGCCCTTCGACCGGTCAGAGGCCCACGCCATCCAGGAGGATGAAACGCCCGGAGCAGGACTACCTGAGCTCCCTGTTCAGTTCCCACGAGAAGCAGCACACGGGCGAGGAGAGCGAGCCCCCCTTCCCTCTGGCGTCCTCTCAGCAGCCCAGCATCTCCTCCTCCCAGAGGAGGCCACGTGTCTTACCCTCCTCCCAAGGGTCCCTGTCCTCCCAGCCAAAAAAGAAGAGGTCACGCATGGGATTCTGAACACTGAAGGATGGACCTTTGGGGCAAGTCAACTGTCTTTCATTCCTTTGTTTATCCTTCATAATAGCatcatgtgtttgtatgctgcTCGGCTGGCTTTCTGGCCTTTGGTTTGAGTGGTGCTGAAGTTCATTGAACTATGAAATGCCTGGTGCTTTTCCGCacagtttgtgtttctgtttttgtcagggAATTATTAATGACAGTTGAACTCATTTGTTGTACATGTGAGTCAAGCAGGTGAAGGTTGCTTGGCGGTTATTAAAAGTGcagtttttccccatttttgttcattgtcagatttcagtttgtttggGAGCCACTCTGTGGCAAGTATTTTTTGTGCCATTCAACAGTCAGGGCAGGAATGTGTTGGCATGTATGTGTTGAGAAGCAAATCAGTACTGTTGTTACTGACAAGTGTTGGCAAAATTGCTCTACCTGTCAAGTATTGTCATATGTATGgatacaaaacaaatgtgaagcAGTGTTTCAAAAtagtatttttaattttcatgttttttaatcCAACCATGAGAAAACATAACATCAATAAATTAATATCTACAGCATACTATTAACAAAGCtactttttttgcttgtttacaAATTTACATTGGAGCTTATCCAATCCAATATCaacatatgttacatttttttttcttttttatgacaCATTCCGTCAATATTATTTCCCCATATAATAAGGAATTACATACACACTGTTCTTTTCACACTTAGGTTGgcagttttttcttctttcaatttcacactaacacacaacaCCATGCATACTTATGAAATACTCAACTTTCACAATACAAAGGACGGTGGAAAACCGCGTCCGCCCTTAACAATTCACACattatacaaaaaaaagtaCAAGGTACGTGTTCTGAGCCAGCGGCCTGGTACTGCACAGTCCTTGTTTTAAGTTTATTGCACTTCAGCTTTGTGCTGTTAGTCACCTGGAATGTGGCAAATCTAAACAGGTATCAGTTCCTACACtacagctacaaaaaaaaaaaatcaagattgAGTAAACTCAGCTGCCAGgacaatgtaattatttatgtttccCCACAGAACGTCAAACGCAACcaaaaaacatgtacagtatatggacTTGTGGGTGAAAAGTACAAGAGATTTGCGTATGTCCAAAGTATAAAACAACCCTGATGAATTTAACGAGTAATTTGATCGCGGCGAGCGACGTTCTGTGTCCGGACGTGCCGTGACGAGGCCTAGGTGTGCCCGTAGGAGTGGCGGCGGGGGCGTGGCGGGAAGCAGGGCCCCTCTGAGTCGCTGCCCAGGCTGTCTTCCCCACAGCTCATGTCCTCACTGGAGTCTTCGCTGCAACAGGAGAGAAACGTCTGTTACTAACCCCGTCCACACCTGCACACCGTCACTGTCAGTCGCCGAGAACTGTCGCTGTTCCTCGGACGCGTCTGCGTCAGCACTCAGTTTTCCCCTGCTGTCGTTACGTCGGGCAAGAATCTTAGCGGGCCTCGTCATAAGGGTTATGGAAAGCTCAGATTCAGTTCTCgtaacctctctctctctcggcaaCCCGAGTGATTGAGTAAGAGATCAGCTGGGAAGGTTTGAGGCCAGGACGTGACTGGTGACTTGAACACATTGTGTCATGCGGTGGGAACGCCTGCGAGTGTGGCAAGTCACAGATTGTTGCTAGGTAGGGCTAACATAGGCGGGGCGGGCAGAGCAGTGACGTGCGTGAACATATGCGAACTATGAATTCAGGAACTGTTTCTGTGGTAACACAACAGTAACTGAAACCGGCACTCAGACAGGGAAGGTGTCGTCAGGTATTTTACACTTCGCGCCACGTCAGGACTTCCCTTGTAGTCACCAACGTCAGTCCGGGCGTACTGGGGATTTTCCAGGAATAAAGTAAAATTTCCTGACTGTATACACCGCTCTTGCTCAGAAATGAAGATCctcctttccatttttcagaCAGCTTTACCGTTCAGTGTAAGTGTGCTTTGCGTTTGAAGTGACAATTTCGTTTGTGTTTACAGACTCTTGAGTGCGAATGTTTTTGATTACCTTCCGCTTTCGTCCCAGCCGCCTTCTGGGATAGTTGGCAGTTCAGGAACGCTGTAGTAGCTACTGTGCAAATTTTGTGCCGTCCGCCTGGACACGATCCAAACCAGCTTCTTGTTGTCTGGCTTGCAGCATTCAGGTGAAGAGTAGTCCATCATGCACTTGGCTACCAGCTCCCTCCAGTACAGCAGCTCCCCGTCAGCGATCTGGAGAGAGCAACATCAGAACATTGGACATCTAGTTACATAACTGATGTGGGTCAGCAGAAACTTTCTGGGGCAGGCTCCCAAGTGTAAACGATACCATGTAACAGATCATCGGGCCTTCAAATTTTCCGTCTGTAGCCTTGTCAGTACTACATTTTGATCCTTAACTACTCTCCGATAGGGAACTTGATGTCCGTGCataattcagtttaaataatGGGTATGTCACACTGGAAGTTATCTACTTTTTCAGGGATAGGCACACTTTCGTTAccatagagagagagaactttAATATTGTtactttcataggttacagaaatacaaaaattatttttaaattacaatagCTTTAAATTATGTTTCGATTTTGGGTTATTTCTAAATGTTGGTGAAGAACTGAGAAAGCTAATGAATAGATAGCACACATACTACTCAAAGGCAGCAGATGATATGAAGTCCTTAAGCCAATGCACCTACATCAAGTCCACCTATGCCCACTACACTGAAACTGATTATTTGAATTCAATTCCATATTGTTTGCGTACATGGAAAAGTGTGAAGCTAAGCAGGcttcaaaaggggaaaaatatagCTCAAGTAGTAAGTCGCTGACTCCTGTCAGCGCACTGACTGAAATTCACATCTTTACCTTTAGGTGCCTCTGAATATGCTGTGCAATTTCTAACAAGTCCGCTGACTGGAGGGCTTCAATCTCTTGGGCGATGAGGGACAACGCTAATACTGACGGCTGAAAGAGAACACAGGAAAGATGCCCATTAGACCGACTGTCCCGTGTATGCCCGCGTGCAGACTCGAAAGGCCTTCGCATAAAAAGCAGGCCTGCAGGCGCAAGCCTGCTCTTACCTTGGCTTTGGAGAATACGAGTCGACAAAGACAGGCTTTCAGCTGCGCCTCCAATTTGTCGAGGTTCAGGCTGTCCTTCCTTTAAAGAAAGAAGAGGATTAAAAAGTCACGGTCAAATCGTAGTGCCCAGAGGATTTGAGgagaaatgtgtaaaacaaagTTGCGCAACGGCTGACGAAGGACACAGCGGGGTTACGTAACAGTGTTTGTGGCGAAGCAGATCTTATCGTAAATgttctgtatgtttctgtgccAGCAGACTACACCCCTGTCACACTTGGTGTTACATTACAATTACCCACATACAGGGGACTGCTCATCTCTGCTTACTGAATATGCATAATCTCACCCAAATGAtcaatcctgtttttttttttgtttttaactggtGGAAAGTGTACAAAACTCAgtctctctgttgtttttgtaatatataataaagtGCACTTACCCCTCTGAGGTATGTAAAAGAGTCACTTCGTGGTAGAGGTGCAAAAAGGTTAAGGCTGTGATGGCTTTGAACTGAAAATTCAGCTTTTCCGAAATGATCTTCTCCATTCGGCTGAGGTCTGAGACAGTGAATTTGCTTTGGCTGATGCGAATAAGGTCATGGGTGGATGAAATATTgcactcctcctccaccactTTAGCTGCGATATGGAAACAGCTGAGGCTGATGCAGGATAAGTGCTTTGGCTGGACCTGGAAGGAGACATTAAAGAGAGCAAGAAATCATTCATGCGTTCAGTGGAAATGTAAAAGCTTCTCTGTCCATAAACCATCCCTTTGGAAAAACACATTGCTTACATTGCTTTTTGTGGTGCTTCAGTTCAAaattattgtgaaataataatgtgaacTGCCACAtctgctttcaaaacaaatgtcaagaCTGTTCAAAATGTGCCTTGCTTATCTCTGCAACCACAAGCACAGTAGCAGAAACAACAAATGTTTTGCCTTATCACCGATGACAGCATACgaatttaaaatacagatttaagAAAATGCTTTGGAAATAGATTTGTATATTTTCTCTGTGAAGATCTGGGCAACTTtgataattatttcaaaaatgacatgaaTCACAATACCTCTATACATATCCACTAATAGTATCACAAAGcccaaaaataatgcaatgtaattaccTCTCCTTACACCAGTGTTTATTAACAAGTAGGGCTCTGTACCATACATATCAAAATATATCATGtcaacaaacagcatttttttcttatgttaAACTGATGGTATCTCTTAAGTAcgttgttgttgtaatgatcTTAAAGGTCAATGATTACTAATAGCATAAATACAATAGTCACCTTCATCATGGCCAGGAACCTATCTAACAGATTGACGGCCTGTACAAAGGTCTGGGTACTATAACCGAAGAAATTGGTCAGGCTCCAGAGGTCTTCAACCCTGGCGTCCCGACACCGTGCCGAGATTTGTCTGTCATTCTGAGGGGgaggaaacacaaaaatgcttaaTGTGGTGAAGAACAGATCAACAAAATCCTTTAAGAAATTGATAGCGCTCGATTCCCGAAAGGTAGATTTTTTTTCGTTCGATACggcatttaaaataattccaGTGTAATCAATATCATCATCTTATTGGTGGCAGCCACGAACACTGATATTCTGAAGGGAATCAACCATAATCTCATAGCTGGATTTTGTAAAGACAAACTggagcataaaataaaaaacaaaggctGACGAAAGAGCTTGCGGTCAGGTAGATGATCGCTTGGTATTTATTGCAGCTTTCGGGCAGGGGGAACTCTTGGTAGGTACAGAAATGGTCAAAGGCCGCTTTAAAATTAGGTTACCTCCAGGGAGGACTCGATCAGGTTCAGCCCTTTCTCCCTCGGCAGATAGTGAGCTTCTTGTTCGAAATTTGTCTTCAGTTGCTTCATAAGTTTAAAGGCTTCCATGTCTTGCTTTGGCGATCTCAGTCTGTTCCCACAATAAAAACGTACCGAAATTAGTAAATGTTTTGCTGTCCTACATACCAGCGAAGGGTACGGAGGAGGGGTCAGGGTCTGATCCATCCCCCCCTTCAGCTGGGGCTTGGTGTTATGTTTCGTTGGTTAACGCCTTATAAAACACGGGGAATATCTCATCAACCCCCCCATGTAGCAAAATACACACATAGCTAGCGTTAGCAAACAAACGAATATAGCGTCACTTCTGATTAATAGCAGTGGTGTAGTAAGGCTGATAACAAAGAGAAAGCAAGCAGTACTGTTGAAGTCGCCGACGATGGGGGGAAGGGCTAGGGTAGATTCGCTAGCTAACAACCCAGTCTTGCCTTGGATATCTTGCTAACTCGCCGTATCCACTTCATACAGTTTTAAATTGACCTGCAAGTTTCGTAGTTTAATATATCCTTAGATGCGGTATTAGCCTGATCATTTCTGGCAACGTTTGAATTTGACATATTTCGTGATAGACTGTATTCCGTTGACAAAAACAACTAACGTCAGCTCTAGTATAAGAACATAGCCAACGAAACACTTCCTGTCTTgtgttagctaacgttagaaACGATATTTAACTAGATTTAGCTCGCTAGTTATCTTCTATCAATCTAGCTAACGATAGCTAACTTTGAAAGTGAGACAGAAACAATATAACTAGCAATAAAGCTACTTAAGATAGCTAGCTGTAGCTTCGTCAGTCACATCAACAAAGACGGCTAGCTCTAGAATATACAGCTAGACTACATTCGCTCCACAATTAGCGAATTTGTCAATACAATTTACTAGTTAACGTTAACTTTGGAAAGAAATACGTATATTGGCGAACTGGCGTTTGTTAGACTGTAAGACAGTATATATGGCTAGCTGCATAATTTATAACAAATACTATTTTGTTCCTTCACCCCTAACATTATTTCCAAAATACGCTTTAATTAATATTCCAACATTATATGAAACATTGTAGCTATTAAACCaagtttaacattaaaatggaaagacaGCTGATCATCTTACCTGAATGGTACACTAACATATTTTCCTTGTCCGAGATTGACTACGGTTATCTGCTTCCTTAAGCTTTTCTTATTGTTGATGTTAAATCGTTTCCACGCCCACAGTGTTTTACGTCACGCCCATCGGAGCCTTTATGATCAAAGGGCCCAGTCAGAGATCACGTAGGCAACGTAGTCGACTAAGCCATTGTTTTACTATTAAACATTGTTGGGTGAAACTGATTACTTTAAACTTTCTGTAAGCCCAATAACACGATTTTGGGATTTCACGCTGTCCCATActtaaatgtttacattcacGGTTTGGGGCGAATCGCTTCCTTTAAATGTCCTGTAGCGAAATTCAAAAAGTCCGCCCAAATACTCACCGCCTATTGgcttcaaattaaaaaaagtagCCTCGTGATTGGTCAGGAACATTTAGTTTTCCGCCGTGATTGGCTGTTTGAAATAAGTCTTTATGTTGTGATCTTTACAAAGCAGCCTGAAACTATGAGCGTAACAAAATAATTCAAcggtttatttcattttaaataggcCTACACTGTTTATGCAGTTGGTATAGAGATTGCGTATGTGTTTTATCtagcttttgttttgcatttgtgtggaaTACTTACCCATTTAcgatgtgatttttaaaatagtaatattaaAAACGCATCAtcaaatttgatgtaaatttggCAATATTACATGCATAATTAGATAATTACATGCATTAgtataaatgtttcataaattttttataatgttacCATTACCAAGCTAGAGTATACTCCTCAAATGGCCTTAGTTAATTTATTAGGAGGCCGATATAAATTTAGATTTTACGTGATTTCATTTTAACTCAATAGATGATTTAATTTGATGGTTGCTTCCTTTATAAATCTGTAGATGTTTGGGGTGTTAATTATTCAAGCCAGCAGTGCCTCATTCAGAATTTTAACACACATACTTCGTTGTTGTCTTGAATCTTGTACCATCACCCCTATCCCAGTTGCTAAGACGAGAGGACGTACTGtcgacttaaaaaaaaaaaaaaaactaaataaataaataaaaacacctgTCTTGGCGTGCCGAGATACTCAAAAGGTACTCTGCGCTCCTTGCATTGTTATAATACATTTTGACTGAGTCATATCTTCCTATTAGTCAAAACCGAAATCTCTGATGCAAGACCATCCTGCATTGCTGCCATACATATAATACTTCAAAATAATGTCACGTTCATCTACAGTTACGCTATACCAGTGCTCTAGTTACATTACAACGCTAGTGGGCCTTTAACACTTTATTATGCGACGTTACACATCtattaaagtttaaaataaatgcaggtgCAAAACGAAGGACAAGGTTTGATTTTAcgtaaaatgaaaaatacacattattaGAGTCGTGTTCTGAGCAATGTaccagaataaaatatttatttgtaaaatatttctctatAGCCATCAGCTGTGTGGCTGATTCTATTCACTTCTGTATTtctgtcacagctgtgtgttttttgttttcaaagcttTTTATAGCCAAATGCGATTCTGGTAGCTTGTATCTGTGAGAGAGCCCCTGAGAACCACGACGTGGCTTTCTATGTGCATGCAGTTTCTGTATTTAATAAAACGCTCTAAATCAGTGTCTACATCTGAAAGACAGTTATTCTTATTTTCGATAATTTACTCGAACTGGAAAGTCAGCGAACTGCTTTGGTTGTACTAGAAGCTAAGAACACCCTCTACTGTCGGCAGATTCATCCCCCTACTGCCGCTGGCTCAGTCAaggaagcaaaagaaaaaggaaaccaCATTACATAACAGCCATTTTGAAGGGTTCATTCGCGAGAGAAAGTAGTCCttattacacaaatacacaaaattcaaacatgtacacatatatcaTACAAATGTAGGTTATTaaatcacaaaatgcatttactaGGGCAGCTGATCGAATTTTAAAAGACTGAATAGCTGTATTTTCATGAAATCGTCCGTATGTTTTGATACGGACTGCGTATTACAGAAAGTGGGCGGACCTGCGTCCTTCCTTTTCTGTCCCCCCTCCTCGGAAGTAGACGTGTTGTCTATATTccgttcattttatttttaatatcaatTTGGAAGGAtccccttctttttttcttcccccataTAAAAAACAACACGGAAAGCAAAATGGACGATTAAAAAGGTCAAAAACAgatttgcctttttatttagCTTCAGTTTAATGGACCGGATGATCGCCAAGTCGAACTGCGACTCTCACGGCTTTGCAGGGGAGGTGAGATATTACTTAGCTAAACCAGCTAGCTGATGACTTTATAACGTTATTGACATTTGGTTATGGAAATTATACTAGCTAGCCGGCTACATAACATTAGCTATAAAAAGGATATTCTCCGTAGCGCTAATGATCGCTAGCCAAACAGCCATTTAAACGCCTGGACCTTATTAACAGGGTTCTCGGAAATGTTAGCTATGCTTGCTAAGCTTTCTTCACTCtattagcttgctaacttgcTAAATATGTTtgtaaacaagcaaacaatgTCATATTCACCCGCTATCCCACTTGATAGcttactgtgtttgttttgctaagttagctagcaagaCAGACAGTAGTGCTTAACAGATAAGTTAACTGGCTAGGTAGCTACACCTATACACAACAGTATTATGTGCGACTGTACGTTTCCTCATATATTGTAATACAGTTAATAGATTGTCAGTGAGAATTAAAAACTGTGTAGGTTTTGCCTAAACCAACATGTTTGAAAACATAGTGACTTACTCAGTAGATCGTTTTTGTTGGCATTCTGTTAGGAAAACGCATAACGTTATCTGAATACTCTTAAATCCCTTAAGCAGCTAACGTTAACTGATGTTTATGATGTGGCGAACATTATGACCATCTGTTCGTCTGTAGAGCTACCTAAATAACGTTATGTTAAATGaagatataaaaaataaagtggaTGCTTCCTGTAATGGATTGTATTACCTACCAAAACACGGGATACAAAGACGTTGTCATTGTTGAAATTGAGTGTCTTAGCTGGCTAAGTTATGCCGTCTGCAAGATAATGCATGCAGTATTACATTACTGCAACATGCAGCATTCGGTTACTTTAGAATGTATTTATAGACAGAAATTTTACCATGGATGTGTTCAAACATGTCTATTATAATAATGACAGCTTGTAATAAAACCTTGTCTTAACTCAGTGCTAGTAAGACTAGGGGAAATTATCAATGACGCGATTTATGGCGAACGCACCAAAATGACATGACTTTTTCAGTGTATTATTCTTGGCAAAGCACATGATGAGATAAACTATGTTCTCTTACTGTATGGTTTTCCCCGTGCATTAcgttttcatttgaaagtgaAAGACACCTTTGTGGTACAGGGTATGCGTGACTAATGTGCAACTGAAACACTAACTTGAATGCCTGAACTGATCGAAATAGATTATAGGCCTACTTTTGTTttgggttgattttttttttattaccatgctattgattgatttaattcGGTTGTAGGTGATGTACAGTTTTAACCATGTCGGGATAACCTTGCACAGTCattgataattaaaaaaaagaaagcacagatTTAGACTTCACCACGCAAAGATATATTGGTAGCGTTTTTTCCCCAGCACCTGGAATTGTCCAGTGTATTGGGTAAACACTATGTGTTTACAGTACTGTGGATATCTGTGACGGTAGTCAGACCGGAGGAGCAAATTTGCATTAgcctttatttgtttttttttttgttttttttttttacttacttacttacttacttacttatttgttattttacagaattGTAGATTGgataataatatacatattattcaAAGGGTcgtttgtgtatatatttaaatggaTTATGGGCccatgtgctgtttgtttaaagaTGACGGTTTCTACcctcttttacatttattaatttggaaGACACAGTAACTGACGAAAAGTGTATTCAGTAAGGTCAGGCAAGTAGACGTGTTTAAAGAGAGTCATTCACGCAATCCGTGAAATAGGCTTTGTCATTGCGGGACACATGTTCACGAATGGTGTGGTCATAAGGTGCACGATCTTAAACTCTTACCACTAATTACCAGCCACCAAGCCTGAACCCTGAGAAGCTTTAATTGCCACAGTATGCTGGCTGGCGCAGACAGGTTAAACTATCACCAGGCTTTTGTCTTCAGCGCATAAATCACAGCCAGTTTTACCTTTATCTGTACCATAATCTTAGGTGGGGGAGGGGTCCGAGT belongs to Megalops cyprinoides isolate fMegCyp1 chromosome 5, fMegCyp1.pri, whole genome shotgun sequence and includes:
- the ccng2 gene encoding cyclin-G2 is translated as MEAFKLMKQLKTNFEQEAHYLPREKGLNLIESSLENDRQISARCRDARVEDLWSLTNFFGYSTQTFVQAVNLLDRFLAMMKVQPKHLSCISLSCFHIAAKVVEEECNISSTHDLIRISQSKFTVSDLSRMEKIISEKLNFQFKAITALTFLHLYHEVTLLHTSEGKDSLNLDKLEAQLKACLCRLVFSKAKPSVLALSLIAQEIEALQSADLLEIAQHIQRHLKIADGELLYWRELVAKCMMDYSSPECCKPDNKKLVWIVSRRTAQNLHSSYYSVPELPTIPEGGWDESGSEDSSEDMSCGEDSLGSDSEGPCFPPRPRRHSYGHT